The following DNA comes from Ornithobacterium rhinotracheale DSM 15997.
GTTTAAAGGACTTAAACAAGAGTCTGGTATTATGGGACAAAGCCCAAATATGACTTTTAAAGTACTTTCTAAAACCGATTTTGCACGCAAAATGGATCAGTTGCCAAAAGAAGCGACCGAGCATTTAAAGAGTGATATTGAGGAAGAAAGTGTTTGGACAAGTTTATTGATCAATGTGGGCGTTTGGTTCTTATTGATTTTTATTCTTTGGAGTTTTGTATTCCGTCGCATGGGCGGAGGCGGAGGTCCTGGCGGACAAATCTTTAACATAGGGAAATCTCGTGCAAAATTGTATGATGAAAACGATAAAGTAAAAGTTTCATTTAGAGATGTCGCAGGACTAGAAGGAGCTAAAGAAGAAGTAGAAGAAATCGTAGAATTTCTTAAAAATCCAGATAAATATACCCAATTGGGAGGTAAAATTCCTAAAGGTGCCTTGCTTGTAGGCCCTCCAGGTACAGGTAAAACGCTTTTGGCTAAAGCCGTAGCAGGAGAGGCAAAAGTACCGTTTTTCTCGCTTTCAGGTTCCGATTTTGTGGAAATGTTTGTGGGAGTAGGAGCTTCGAGAGTAAGAGATTTATTTAAAAAGGCTAAAGAAAAATCGCCTTCAATCATATTTATCGATGAGATAGATGCCATTGGTCGTGCGCGTGGCAAAAATGCGATGACTGGCGGAAACGATGAGCGCGAAAATACATTGAATCAGTTGCTTACCGAGATGGATGGCTTTGGAACAGATACTAATGTAATCGTGCTTGCTGCGACCAACCGTGCCGATATTTTGGACAAAGCCTTGATGCGTGCAGGTCGTTTTGATCGAAGAATCTATGTGGATTTACCAGAAATCCATGAGCGTCAAGAAATTTTTAAAGTGCATACAAGAAATTTAAAAATTAAAGATGAACTTGATATTGAATTTCTAGCCAAACAAACACCTGGATTTAGTGGAGCAGATATTGCTAACTTGTGTAACGAGGCCGCTTTAATTGCCGCGAGAAAAGGAAAATCAGCGATAGATAAACAAGATTTCTTGGATGCGGTAGATAGAATTATCGGAGGTCTAGAGAAAAAAGGCAAGATTATTAAGCCTCAAGAAAAACGCAGAATAGCATTCCACGAGGCAGGACATGCAACTGTGAGCTGGTTGCTAGAACACGCTTCGCCATTGGTCAAGGTTACTATTGTTCCGCGTGGTCGTTCGCTAGGAGCTGCTTGGTATTTGCCAGAAGAAAGACAAATCACCACGCCAAGCCAATTAAAAGATGAAATGTGTGCTCTTTTAGGTGGGCGTGCTGCCGAGCAAGTGATTTTTGGAGATTACTCAACAGGAGCACAAAACGACTTGGAGCGAGCCTTTAAACAAGCCAATGCCATGGTTACGATTTATGGATTGAGCGACAAAGTGGGGCACATTTCGTATTATGACAGTTCTGGACAATCGGATTACAGCTTCAGCAAGCCGTATTCTGAAAAAACAGCTGAATTAATCGATAGCGAAATTAAAGCTTTGATAGATGAGCAATACCAGCGTTGTATTGATTTGCTGACAGAGAACAAAGATAAATTATCTGAATTGGCAAAAATCCTCATTGAGAAGGAGGTCATTTTCCGTGATGATTTGGAAAAAATCTTTGGAAAACGTGTTTTTGACGAAGAAAATGATTTGGTAGCAGATTCTGTGAGCCAATCGCATAGAAAGCCAGAAGTGCAAGATTTACCTGAAAGCACAGAGTTGCCTTCGTCAAACGATTTGCCAGAAAACAACAATGACACTCCATCGCTTGAGAATTTAGGCTAAGGATTTGTTTAAGATATTTAAAAACACATCGCGGGGTTCCTAAGAACCCCGCGATGTGTTTTTTTGTACGAAAAATAAGGAGATTAATCTAGTCTCTTTACTTCATCTTTATTACCAAGTTCTTTTTCTTTCACTCTAATTTTTTCGTTACCAAATTTATAACTAAAACCAAGAGTGAAACTTCTGTTATCATCATAAGTATTGTAAATCTGTTTAACGCCATTGGTATATGTTGTTACATTAGGAGAAGAGGTTTTAAATACATCATTAATCCTAGCGGTTAGTTGTAGCTTTTTATCCATAAAATTCATTTTAAAGCCTAAATCTAGTTTCCAAAAAGGATCTATATTGAACATAAATTCATTTCCTCTTGTCTGTCCATAAAAAGATGCTTCTGCCTGAATAGTTCCTTCACGGTTTAACAGAAATACTTGGTTTGTGTATGCTTGAAATTTCCAGCCATTAAAAATTTTATCTGTTCCTAAATTTACATCTGTCATCGTTTCTTGATATACTCCAGAAATCATAGATGTAGTATTCCACCATTTAAATGGATTAAATAATATTGTTTGAGATGCGCCATAAGATTTTAAATTACCAACATTTTGAAATGTGTAGTATTGTTGTTTTTGATTAGTATCAACTTTGGGGATTTGACTGGCTATGTCTTCAATATAGTTAAAATACAATTCAGTAATAAATGCCTTTTTTAATATGTATTTAAATCTTATTTCATTCGAGAAACTAGGTTGCAAATTAGGGTTACCTTCAACATAAGAATTAGCATTAATATAGAATTTAAAAGGGTTTAATCTAGCAAAACTTGGTCTATTGATGCGTCTATTTAAAGATAAATTAAATATATTGTTTATATCCTTGGTATAAGATAAATATAGGGTTGGGAATAGTTGTACATAATTCTTTTTATTCACTTGGTTTAAATTTTTAGAAAATCCTTCGGTTTGAGTGAATTCTGAACGAAGTCCTAATTTAGCTTGTAAATTTTCATTAAACTTTTTAGATATATCCAAATATAATGCTTGAATATCTTCTGTATATTTAAATGCATTGCTTTTATTTTGAGAAAATACAGGGATTCCATTACTTAGATCATAAAAATTAACATCATTATTAGTTGTTGTTCTAGCAATCTTACCACCATAAGAATAGTTAGCAAATTTGGTCGGATGTTGAAAATCTACTTTAGCACTAT
Coding sequences within:
- the ftsH gene encoding ATP-dependent zinc metalloprotease FtsH; this encodes MPEINNNNNNNRNKPTFNLNWLYTSLAIFLIGWFFFMNDAFQSKSKKIQENQFFEYVEKGYVKKYVFNKDSDVVDVYLTDAALENPEFKGLKQESGIMGQSPNMTFKVLSKTDFARKMDQLPKEATEHLKSDIEEESVWTSLLINVGVWFLLIFILWSFVFRRMGGGGGPGGQIFNIGKSRAKLYDENDKVKVSFRDVAGLEGAKEEVEEIVEFLKNPDKYTQLGGKIPKGALLVGPPGTGKTLLAKAVAGEAKVPFFSLSGSDFVEMFVGVGASRVRDLFKKAKEKSPSIIFIDEIDAIGRARGKNAMTGGNDERENTLNQLLTEMDGFGTDTNVIVLAATNRADILDKALMRAGRFDRRIYVDLPEIHERQEIFKVHTRNLKIKDELDIEFLAKQTPGFSGADIANLCNEAALIAARKGKSAIDKQDFLDAVDRIIGGLEKKGKIIKPQEKRRIAFHEAGHATVSWLLEHASPLVKVTIVPRGRSLGAAWYLPEERQITTPSQLKDEMCALLGGRAAEQVIFGDYSTGAQNDLERAFKQANAMVTIYGLSDKVGHISYYDSSGQSDYSFSKPYSEKTAELIDSEIKALIDEQYQRCIDLLTENKDKLSELAKILIEKEVIFRDDLEKIFGKRVFDEENDLVADSVSQSHRKPEVQDLPESTELPSSNDLPENNNDTPSLENLG